Proteins co-encoded in one Cytophaga hutchinsonii ATCC 33406 genomic window:
- a CDS encoding helix-turn-helix domain-containing protein has translation MKTLTIHDFLKRVSTSLQAEYTLENKVSKVVINHAQVEGSIIGIEIDKGITFTIHDLYIKEPLIFKSLIDIEYFKLSFYLEGDYTVGTNYTDEEESIQKGICRGLFFKKGAINTILPKQRRIYSIDISFHKPVIRKLLSTMPGSEETREKIRSFLASPENVIFKSQIPVHIYQILNSITETLAKTGEHPITQKLQLLSQALNLVKEITVSTEELLDHSIKQVYLNSQDIPKLLQAKEYIDKNISTPTTLKELSKIVCLNEFKLKKGFKEQFNTTVHNYIVEQRLCTSCVMLKEKTCPISEIAYAIGYQCPSKYIHSFRKKFGVTPGKYRKLVVAA, from the coding sequence ATGAAAACTCTTACCATACATGATTTTCTAAAAAGGGTCAGTACAAGCCTCCAGGCGGAATATACTCTTGAAAATAAAGTAAGCAAGGTGGTAATTAATCATGCTCAGGTTGAAGGCAGCATTATAGGAATTGAAATTGATAAAGGCATTACGTTCACTATTCATGATTTGTATATTAAAGAACCTTTGATCTTCAAATCGCTGATTGATATTGAATATTTCAAACTGAGTTTTTACCTGGAAGGTGATTATACCGTTGGTACCAATTATACGGATGAAGAGGAATCTATTCAGAAAGGAATCTGCAGAGGATTATTTTTTAAGAAGGGCGCGATCAATACGATACTGCCTAAACAACGTCGGATTTATTCAATCGATATAAGTTTCCATAAACCTGTTATCCGAAAACTATTGTCTACGATGCCGGGGTCCGAAGAAACGCGCGAGAAGATCAGATCGTTTTTGGCGAGTCCGGAAAATGTTATTTTTAAAAGTCAGATTCCTGTTCACATTTATCAGATCCTGAATTCGATCACTGAAACGCTTGCTAAAACAGGCGAACACCCGATCACACAGAAATTGCAGCTGCTCTCACAGGCACTAAATCTGGTAAAAGAGATTACGGTCTCTACGGAAGAACTTCTGGACCATTCCATCAAACAGGTTTACCTGAATTCTCAGGATATTCCCAAACTCCTGCAGGCGAAGGAATACATTGATAAAAATATAAGTACTCCAACAACCTTAAAAGAGCTTTCTAAAATTGTTTGCTTAAATGAATTCAAATTGAAAAAGGGATTCAAAGAGCAATTTAATACAACGGTACATAATTACATTGTTGAACAGCGTTTGTGTACATCGTGTGTGATGCTAAAAGAAAAAACGTGCCCGATCAGTGAAATTGCTTATGCAATCGGCTATCAGTGCCCAAGTAAATACATTCACTCTTTCCGCAAGAAGTTTGGGGTAACCCCTGGCAAATACCGTAAGCTGGTGGTAGCAGCATGA